A part of Drosophila bipectinata strain 14024-0381.07 chromosome 3L, DbipHiC1v2, whole genome shotgun sequence genomic DNA contains:
- the LOC108129076 gene encoding chondroitin proteoglycan-2 has protein sequence MARCALSRMNWRNTLFFLLTLLTMRRARSEDDLVVAPAPDDDRDAEISEDQYDMYNNTQINVCRNIADGVYLPYVGDCAKYIECQNGTIHEIGSCQEIEEKSPYLCQDPELPCELGFDPVFQVCTWRSMVQCLPTCEPFAMSSFCYDNTCSKYVLCYYGRPVLRECHDNLQYNNATDRCDFPQYVDCVANDCSATDQPENIIYLASKASCSKYFVCSNGRPWEQECAPGLAYNPDCECCDFEEHVNCTIEAKVRNIKPYSRSPLRRADITCPKEGVFFYQHKSRKDAYYYCVDGRGVTLDCTPGLYYDPKVQDCRELQNIGH, from the exons ATGGCACGCTGCGCACTATCAAGGA TGAATTGGCGAAATACCTTGTTTTTTCTTCTGACACTACTAACGATGCGTCGTGCTAGGAGCGAGGATGACCTGGTGGTGGCTCCTGCACCCGACGATGATCGTGATGCCGAAATCTCCGAAGATCAGTACGACATGTATAATAATACTCAGATCAATGTTTGCCGCAACATCGCTGATGGTGTTTATCTTCCCTATGTCGGGGACTGTGCGAAGTATATTGAGTGCCAGA ACGGCACCATACACGAAATCGGTAGTTGTCAGGAAATCGAGGAGAAGTCACCGTACCTTTGCCAGGATCCGGAGCTACCGTGCGAATTGGGCTTCGATCCTGTGTTCCAGGTGTGCACCTGGAGGAGCATGGTCCAGTGCTTACCCACATGCGAGCCATTCGCGATGAGCAGCTTCTGCTACGATAACACCTGTTCCAAATACGTCCTCTGTTACTACGGCCGTCCAGTGCTCCGGGAGTGCCACGACAACCTCCAGTACAATAACGCCACCGATCGTTGCGACTTTCCACAGTACGTGGACTGCGTGGCCAACGACTGCTCAGCCACCGACCAGCCGGAGAATATAATTTATCTAGCCAGCAAGGCCTCCTGCTCCAAGTATTTCGTCTGCTCCAACGGCCGCCCCTGGGAACAGGAGTGCGCTCCCGGCTTGGCCTACAATCCTGATTGCGAGTGCTGCGACTTCGAAGAGCATGTGAATTGCACG ATCGAAGCGAAGGTCAGGAACATTAAGCCTTACTCCCGCTCACCGTTGCGACGTGCGGACATCACTTGCCCAAAAGAAGGAGTCTTTTTCTACCAGCATAAATCGCGTAAGGACGCCTACTACTACTGCGTTGATGGTCGTGGTGTTACTTTGGACTGTACGCCAGGACTGTACTACGATCCCAAGGTGCAGGATTGTCGCGAGCTCCAAAACATTGGCCACTAA
- the LOC108129086 gene encoding probable serine/threonine-protein kinase tsuA, protein MHFWIDKRSQQCGFGRSRVAASLSHAGGGLSYAHPPRRSKTTSCSSQPAVHRSLPQTPYDIQPGTSRQSQYGNNNLLHGQQQNLLQQHSSTSNNNNANMGTSHLTTTGTATASNNNNASGTASSAAVLTGSGTIIPLVARGSHHHPHNTRHQPRSQQQLVQQHQHQQAQQQHQPYQHYSYHHPQFGNMAVPVRQHQQPLPPQQPHSGYVYADDGYSTYHHAPSHQQHSSNYISSASSNTRQSNAYATPRRHNSSSNMRHPATVAVSSTPASAPIASNAPTATSQIVPQTTHSNQLQQQHHALLQHADSQLLPSHLKCGMCASLVLASVFVAGTKFYFDHQGTGLEVIIFCAFSATFFLAACLVSLCRIPKGLLSSSGRTESRAAVCHSRGIPGTRRGSGEDGTPAAGCLLEMSDVRYLEERQGVAGDPAVAAAGPPPYHIAILLPEQTSGPLGKQLPLDESPPPSYDKILV, encoded by the exons ATGCATTTCTGGATTGACAAACGCTCGCAGCAATGCGGGTTCGGACGTTCCCGGGTGGCGGCCTCCCTGTCACACGCCGGAGGCGGTCTCAGCTACGCCCACCCGCCAAGGCGAAGTAAGACCACCAGCTGCAGCAGCCAGCCTGCAGTGCACCGATCCCTGCCCCAGACTCCCTACGACATCCAGCCAGGCACGAGCCGCCAGTCGCAATATGGCAACAACAACTTACTCCACGGCCAGCAGCAGAACCTGTTGCAACAACATTccagcaccagcaacaacaacaatgccaaCATGGGCACCAGCCATCTCACAACCACCGGAACAGCCActgccagcaacaacaacaacgccaGCGGAACCGCATCCTCTGCCGCTGTCCTCACCGGCAGCGGAACTATCATTCCCCTAGTGGCACGTGGCTCACACCACCACCCGCACAACACGCGACACCAGCCGAGGAGCCAGCAACAATTGgtgcagcaacatcagcaccAACAggcacagcagcaacatcagcctTACCAACACTACAGCTACCACCACCCACAGTTCGGCAACATGGCAGTGCCTGTGAGGCAGCATCAGCAGCCGTTGCCGCCGCAGCAGCCACATTCCGGGTACGTCTATGC GGACGATGGCTACAGCACCTACCATCACGCCCCCTCTCATCAGCAGCACAGTAGCAACTATATTAGCAGCGCCAGCAGCAACACCCGACAATCAAACGCGTATGCCACGCCCCGTCGCCACAACTCCAGCAGTAACATGCGACATCCTGCCACCGTGGCGGTATCCTCGACCCCAGCATCTGCACCAATCGCCTCGAATGCACCAACGGCAACTTCCCAAATCGTCCCGCAGACGACCCACAGCAATcagttgcagcagcaacaccacgCCCTGCTCCAGCACGCTGACTCCCAGCTGCTGCCTAGCCACTTGAAGTGCGGCATGTGTGCCTCTCTAGTCCTGGCCTCGGTGTTCGTGGCGGGAACCAAGTTCTACTTCGACCACCAAGGCACTGGCCTGGAGGTAATAATCTTCTGCGCCTTTTCTGCCACTTTCTTTCTAGCCGCCTGCCTGGTCAGCCTTTGCCGCATCCCCAAGGGCTTGCTCTCCAGCTCGGGTCGCACCGAGAGTCGGGCGGCAGTGTGCCACTCCCGCGGCATCCCGGGGACGAGACGCGGGTCAGGCGAGGATGGGACACCAGCGGCCGGTTGTTTGTTAGAGATGAGCGACGTGCGGTATCTGGAGGAGCGGCAAGGAGTCGCTGGGGACCCTGCGGTAGCCGCGGCTGGTCCGCCCCCTTACCATATAGCCATCTTGCTGCCGGAGCAGACGTCGGGGCCGTTGGGGAAACAACTGCCGCTGGACGAGTCGCCTCCACCATCCTACGACAAGATTCTCGTCTAG